A part of Synchiropus splendidus isolate RoL2022-P1 chromosome 19, RoL_Sspl_1.0, whole genome shotgun sequence genomic DNA contains:
- the LOC128751073 gene encoding beta-galactoside-binding lectin-like, whose product MPLLQIKNMVFKVGQTLTVTGIPNGGAASRFSLNIGYSEQDIALHVNPRFESNTVVCNTRQKGVWGQEVIGCGFPFKQHVEFTITIAFQCGEFVITLPDDIKIRIPNRLNGKEYPYFFSDGEAQISSLEFK is encoded by the exons atgcct TTGTTGCAGATCAAAAACATGGTCTTCAAGGTTGGACAGACCTTGACTGTGACGGGAATACCCAACGGTGGTGCCGCTAGTAG GTTCTCACTGAACATCGGCTACAGTGAGCAAGACATTGCTCTCCACGTCAACCCTCGCTTTGAGTCCAACACTGTGGTGTGCAACACACGCCAGAAGGGCGTCTGGGGCCAAGAGGTCATTGGATGTGGGTTTCCTTTCAAGCAGCATGTGGAGTTCACT ATCACCATCGCGTTCCAGTGTGGGGAGTTTGTCATTACCCTGCCAGATGACATCAAAATCCGTATTCCCAATCGCCTGAATGGGAAAGAGTACCCTTACTTCTTTTCTGATGGAGAAGCTCAAATTTCCAGCCTTGAGTTTAAATAG
- the LOC128751072 gene encoding beta-galactoside-binding lectin-like: MPELRTNNMPFKVGQTITVTGIPDADAADEISMNFGPNDKDIALRINIRFSTNTVVYNSYEGGVWGQEVFGKGFPFKQGVEFTITIAFTFGEFVITLPDDRTVHFPNRLGGTEYTEFFSDGKVCIESLMVKQ; encoded by the exons atgcct GAACTGAGGACCAACAACATGCCCTTCAAGGTCGGACAGACCATCACTGTGACGGGAATTCCTGACGCTGATGCTGCCGATGA GATTTCAATGAACTTCGGCCCCAATGACAAAGACATTGCTCTCCGCATTAACATCCGTTTCAGCACCAACACCGTGGTGTATAACTCTTACGAGGGTGGGGTGTGGGGCCAGGAGGTCTTTGGAAAAGGGTTTCCTTTCAAGCAGGGGGTGGAGTTCACT ATCACCATCGCTTTCACTTTTGGAGAGTTTGTCATTACCCTGCCAGATGACCGAACTGTCCATTTCCCCAATCGCCTGGGGGGAACCGAGTACACCGAGTTCTTTTCTGATGGAAAAGTTTGCATTGAGAGCCTGATGGTGAAGCAATGA
- the LOC128751069 gene encoding beta-galactoside-binding lectin-like, which produces MLPLTITNVPFIFGQTLIVKGVADASSTNFQLNICPDENDVALHINPRFNRNNEVKTVVCNSYQGGKWGDNRVTGKTFPFQQGKEFTITVAFSPQEFVVTLPDKSNIHYPNYIGKYKYPVLIFEGEASFTSVEIKE; this is translated from the exons ATGCTG CCTCTGACTATCACCAACGTACCTTTCATCTTCGGACAGACGTTGATAGTGAAGGGAGTAGCAGACGCCAGTTCCACCAA CTTTCAGTTGAACATCTGCCCCGATGAGAATGATGTCGCCCTGCACATCAACCCCCGCTTCAACCGCAACAATGAGGTGAAGACAGTGGTGTGCAACTCATACCAGGGCGGCAAGTGGGGGGACAACAGGGTCACCGGGAAAACGTTTCCTTTCCAGCAGGGGAAGGAGTTCACT ATCACTGTTGCCTTCAGCCCTCAAGAGTTTGTGGTGACCTTACCAGATAAATCCAACATCCATTACCCCAATTACATTGGTAAATACAAGTACCCAGTCTTGATCTTTGAAGGAGAAGCAAGCTTCACAAGTGTGGAGATTAAAGAATAA
- the LOC128751071 gene encoding beta-galactoside-binding lectin-like, with amino-acid sequence MPELRTNNMPFKVGQTITVTGIPDADAADKISMNFGPNDKDIALHINLQFSTNTVVYNSYEGGVWGQEVFGKGFPFKQGVTFSITITFTFGEFVITLPDDRTVHFPNRLGGTEYTEFFSDGKIRIESLMVKQ; translated from the exons atgcct GAACTGAGGACCAACAACATGCCCTTCAAGGTCGGACAGACCATCACTGTGACGGGAATTCCTGACGCTGATGCTGCCGATAA GATTTCAATGAACTTCGGGCCCAATGATAAAGACATTGCTCTCCACATTAACCTCCAATTCAGCACCAACACCGTGGTGTATAACTCTTATGAGGGTGGGGTGTGGGGCCAGGAGGTCTTTGGAAAAGGGTTTCCTTTCAAGCAGGGGGTGACCTTTTCT ATCACTATCACTTTCACTTTTGGAGAGTTTGTGATCACCCTGCCAGATGACCGAACTGTCCATTTCCCCAATCGCCTGGGGGGAACCGAGTACACTGAGTTCTTTTCTGACGGAAAAATTCGCATTGAGAGCCTGATGGTGAAGCAATGA
- the LOC128751357 gene encoding beta-galactoside-binding lectin-like: MIQTQKELKINHMPFKVGQTLAVTGVPNANATDRFSVNIGPNDQDIALHVNPRFQSKTVVCNTREGANWGQEIIGKGLPFQQGVEFTITIAFNCGEFVITLPDSSMIHVPNRLGAYEYIHFFSDGEVRISSLQIK; this comes from the exons ATGATACAGACGCAGAAG GAACTGAAGATCAACCACATGCCCTTCAAGGTCGGACAGACCTTGGCTGTGACAGGAGTACCAAACGCTAATGCTACTGATAG gttttcAGTGAACATCGGCCCCAATGATCAAGATATCGCTCTCCACGTTAACCCCCGCTTTCAAAGCAAGACTGTGGTGTGCAACACGCGCGAGGGGGCCAACTGGGGGCAGGAAATCATCGGAAAAGGGCTGCCTTTCCAGCAGGGGGTGGAGTTCACT ATCACCATCGCTTTTAACTGTGGGGAGTTTGTGATCACCCTGCCAGATAGCTCCATGATCCATGTCCCCAATCGCCTGGGTGCATACGAGTACATTCACTTCTTTTCCGACGGTGAGGTTCGCATTTCGAGCCTACAGATTAAATAA